From the genome of Streptomyces showdoensis, one region includes:
- a CDS encoding phosphodiester glycosidase family protein: MRRIRRITALTVALGALVTVAPATATDAASTDAAATAPVGRMPLGPDDLVTVAKPAQTPAEGITYEKYTQGRATDVWSVEVLIKQPSTWSAGRKENADAVVAALQAKQFAARVDTWELPAGPGVGAGLPRQYTVRVGAFAPDRSADAAALLKSLQAAGFTGRTVYTAQDGNPSTGPWEVRVVRVDPSAALTFKAVHGSDVARAETVRDMGAAAGALVAVNGSDFDIDSPNNPAFSDYDGDPQGLYVRSKDLLSEANNGRTALLLEGTGARVRVDEVSTRTQVTAHDGAVKVIDGINRATGRNVGCGGVGDDRRRNAKDELVLELRPVRNTLCVDPDEIVVFRPEWGTDTPSPAAGDSVDVVMDGNWVVTGLRQPAGGPVPAGGRVMQGIGAGADWLRAHSTVGKAFKPGTSITDSQGASVSGSALSAVAGGGPALVRDGEILVNADANGMLNPDTNVVTSGVVQRHPRTLAGVTASGELLLVNVDGRLPQTSVGVTVHEAAAVMKWLGAKDALSLGSGGDTTLLINGTLYNRPMDSWQAAASVERKVGNAVVVVPR; this comes from the coding sequence GTGAGACGCATACGCCGCATCACGGCCCTGACCGTTGCGCTGGGCGCACTGGTCACCGTTGCGCCCGCGACCGCCACGGATGCCGCGTCCACGGACGCCGCGGCGACCGCCCCGGTGGGCCGCATGCCGCTGGGGCCCGACGACCTGGTGACCGTGGCGAAGCCCGCGCAGACGCCGGCGGAGGGGATCACGTACGAGAAGTACACCCAGGGCCGGGCCACCGACGTGTGGTCGGTCGAGGTGCTCATCAAGCAGCCCTCCACCTGGTCGGCCGGCCGCAAGGAGAACGCCGACGCCGTGGTCGCCGCACTGCAGGCCAAGCAGTTCGCCGCCCGGGTGGACACGTGGGAGCTCCCGGCCGGACCGGGCGTCGGGGCGGGCCTGCCGCGCCAGTACACGGTGCGCGTGGGCGCCTTCGCCCCCGATCGCTCGGCGGACGCCGCGGCACTGCTGAAGTCCCTGCAGGCGGCCGGATTCACCGGGCGGACCGTCTACACGGCGCAGGACGGCAACCCGAGCACGGGCCCGTGGGAGGTGCGGGTGGTGCGGGTCGACCCGTCGGCCGCCCTCACCTTCAAGGCTGTCCACGGAAGCGACGTCGCCCGCGCGGAGACGGTGCGGGACATGGGCGCGGCGGCCGGCGCCCTCGTCGCGGTCAACGGCTCCGACTTCGACATCGACTCCCCGAACAACCCCGCCTTCTCCGACTACGACGGCGACCCGCAGGGTCTCTACGTGCGCAGCAAGGACCTGCTCAGCGAGGCCAACAACGGCCGCACCGCGCTGCTCCTCGAAGGAACGGGTGCCCGGGTCCGGGTCGACGAGGTCAGCACGCGGACCCAGGTGACCGCGCACGACGGCGCGGTCAAGGTGATCGACGGCATCAACCGCGCGACCGGACGCAACGTGGGCTGCGGCGGTGTCGGCGACGACCGCCGCAGGAACGCGAAGGACGAACTCGTCCTCGAACTCCGGCCGGTGCGCAACACGCTGTGCGTCGACCCCGACGAGATCGTCGTCTTCCGTCCGGAATGGGGCACCGACACGCCCTCTCCGGCGGCGGGCGACAGCGTGGACGTCGTCATGGACGGCAACTGGGTCGTCACCGGCCTCCGCCAGCCCGCCGGCGGCCCCGTCCCCGCGGGCGGCCGCGTCATGCAGGGGATCGGCGCGGGCGCGGACTGGCTGCGCGCCCACAGCACGGTCGGCAAGGCGTTCAAGCCGGGTACGAGCATCACGGACTCCCAGGGCGCGTCGGTGAGCGGGTCCGCCCTGTCCGCCGTGGCGGGCGGCGGCCCCGCGCTCGTCCGCGACGGGGAGATCCTGGTGAACGCCGACGCCAACGGGATGCTCAACCCCGACACGAACGTCGTGACGAGCGGCGTCGTGCAGCGCCATCCCCGCACCCTCGCCGGGGTCACGGCCTCGGGGGAGCTGCTCCTCGTGAACGTCGACGGACGGCTGCCGCAGACCAGCGTCGGCGTCACCGTCCACGAAGCCGCGGCCGTCATGAAGTGGCTCGGCGCGAAGGACGCGCTCAGCCTCGGCTCCGGGGGCGACACGACCCTGCTGATCAACGGCACCCTCTACAACCGCCCCATGGACAGCTGGCAGGCGGCCGCGTCCGTCGAGCGCAAGGTCGGCAACGCGGTCGTCGTCGTCCCGCGCTGA
- a CDS encoding LysR family transcriptional regulator, translating to MLDVRRLRLLRELALRGTIAAVAEALAFTPSAVSQQLGTLEREAGVPLLERTGRRVRLTPAGEKLVRHAEAVLERLELASAELAEARGGPAGPLRIGAFPTATRAILPGALVLLAARHPALEPMVSEVDPAGVAHALRAGDLDVALVHGYDLVPAALEPGLAEEPLCEEAMFLATREPGAEPGAEPGAGAEPEPGAEPGAEPGAEPGAEPGAGADSGRASGGPGDLSALTPWRDAPWIVSAPDTLCRAVTERVCRAAGFAPRVRHQVDEFATVLAFVAAGQGVAVVPQLGALAPPPDVRLTPLPVRRRTRVAFRGGAAPHPAVAALTRALRDSVPAVLGGAPAPGAASRSV from the coding sequence ATGCTCGATGTACGACGCCTGCGCCTGCTGCGCGAACTGGCCCTGCGCGGGACCATCGCCGCCGTCGCGGAAGCCCTGGCCTTCACCCCGTCCGCCGTGTCGCAGCAGCTCGGCACCCTGGAGCGGGAGGCCGGGGTGCCGCTGCTCGAACGGACCGGGCGGCGGGTGCGGCTGACGCCCGCCGGGGAGAAGCTGGTCCGGCACGCCGAGGCGGTGCTCGAACGCCTCGAACTGGCCTCCGCCGAGCTCGCCGAGGCGCGCGGCGGTCCGGCGGGGCCGCTGCGCATCGGCGCCTTCCCGACCGCGACCCGTGCCATCCTGCCGGGGGCGCTGGTGCTGCTCGCCGCCCGGCACCCGGCGCTCGAACCGATGGTCTCGGAGGTGGACCCGGCCGGCGTGGCGCACGCCCTGCGCGCGGGGGACCTGGACGTGGCACTCGTCCACGGCTACGACCTGGTGCCGGCGGCGCTCGAACCGGGGCTCGCGGAGGAGCCGCTGTGCGAGGAGGCCATGTTCCTCGCCACGCGCGAGCCCGGGGCCGAGCCTGGGGCCGAGCCCGGGGCCGGGGCCGAGCCCGAGCCCGGGGCCGAGCCTGGGGCCGAGCCCGGGGCCGAGCCCGGGGCCGAGCCCGGGGCCGGGGCGGACTCCGGCCGGGCCTCGGGAGGTCCGGGCGACCTCTCGGCCCTCACCCCCTGGCGGGACGCGCCCTGGATCGTGTCGGCGCCGGACACCCTCTGCCGCGCCGTCACCGAACGGGTCTGCCGGGCCGCCGGGTTCGCGCCCCGGGTACGGCATCAGGTGGACGAGTTCGCCACCGTGCTGGCCTTCGTGGCGGCCGGCCAGGGCGTGGCGGTCGTCCCGCAGTTGGGGGCGCTGGCGCCCCCGCCGGACGTGCGCCTCACGCCGCTCCCGGTACGGCGGCGCACCAGGGTCGCCTTCCGCGGCGGCGCGGCCCCGCACCCCGCGGTCGCCGCCCTCACCCGGGCTCTGCGCGACTCCGTACCGGCGGTGCTGGGCGGCGCACCGGCGCCCGGCGCGGCATCGCGTTCCGTGTGA
- a CDS encoding dihydrodipicolinate synthase family protein, which yields MAHAQDFSPYGIHVPLITPFARDGRPDLDALAGLARSVLDDGAAGIVALGTTGEAGALDADERRAVVDTCARVCRERGAQLVVGASGGATAAVGRDLAGLGRWPEARAALVTVPAFVRPSPEGVLAHFARLAADSPVPLVAYHIPYRTGRPLDAATLRALGSVPGVVGVKYATGSVDEDAVTLLGDLPPDFAVLAGDDVFASPMLALGASGGILASAHLATGRFAELVEAWRTGDTVRARGLGHRLARLSALLFAEPNPTVVKGVLHAQGRIPTPDVRLPLLPAGEESVAAALREAVEAVEPLGRGLVPPADPGPGLGAEGTAAAAPAARR from the coding sequence ATGGCACATGCACAGGACTTCAGCCCCTACGGGATCCACGTCCCCCTCATCACGCCCTTCGCGCGCGACGGCCGCCCCGACCTCGACGCCCTGGCCGGCCTCGCCCGCTCCGTCCTCGACGACGGCGCCGCCGGCATCGTCGCGCTCGGCACGACCGGAGAGGCGGGCGCGCTCGACGCGGACGAGCGCCGGGCCGTCGTCGACACCTGCGCGCGGGTCTGCCGCGAGCGCGGCGCCCAGCTCGTGGTCGGCGCGTCCGGCGGCGCCACGGCCGCCGTCGGCCGGGACCTCGCCGGCCTCGGGCGGTGGCCGGAGGCCCGCGCCGCCCTGGTCACCGTGCCCGCCTTCGTGCGGCCCTCGCCGGAAGGAGTGCTGGCCCACTTCGCACGGCTCGCCGCGGACAGCCCCGTACCGCTGGTCGCCTACCACATCCCGTACCGCACCGGCCGGCCGCTGGACGCCGCCACCCTGCGCGCGCTCGGGAGCGTGCCGGGTGTCGTCGGGGTGAAGTACGCGACCGGCTCCGTCGACGAGGACGCCGTCACCCTCCTCGGCGACCTGCCGCCGGACTTCGCCGTACTGGCCGGCGACGACGTCTTCGCCTCGCCGATGCTCGCCCTCGGCGCGAGCGGCGGCATCCTCGCCTCGGCGCACCTGGCCACCGGCCGCTTCGCGGAGCTCGTCGAGGCCTGGCGGACGGGCGACACGGTACGGGCCCGCGGGCTCGGCCACCGGCTGGCCCGGCTGTCCGCACTGCTCTTCGCCGAGCCCAATCCCACCGTCGTCAAGGGCGTCCTGCACGCCCAGGGGCGCATCCCCACCCCGGACGTCCGGTTGCCGCTGCTCCCGGCCGGGGAGGAGTCCGTCGCGGCGGCCCTGAGGGAGGCGGTGGAGGCGGTGGAGCCGCTGGGACGTGGCCTCGTCCCGCCTGCCGATCCGGGTCCCGGCCTCGGCGCCGAGGGGACGGCCGCCGCCGCGCCGGCCGCCAGGAGGTAG
- a CDS encoding maleylpyruvate isomerase N-terminal domain-containing protein encodes MDLFSRSWSALLSAVADTPDEDFARPSGCAGWLVRDLVCHLVIDAQDVLITLATPAATAPTVDAYTYWKLVEPPTGDDPLDALIPRLAAAYGDPGLLRFHLDDVGSAAGRAAELADPDARVGTRDEVLTVGDYLSAYVLEWTLHHLDLTAHLPSAARPPAAPLAAARASLERIAGTVFPATFTDEDALLVGTGRRTATGAEASALGPFAARLPLVLG; translated from the coding sequence GTGGACCTCTTCTCCCGTTCCTGGTCGGCCCTGCTCTCGGCGGTCGCCGACACCCCGGACGAGGACTTCGCGCGGCCCTCCGGCTGTGCCGGCTGGCTCGTGCGGGACCTGGTGTGCCACCTGGTCATCGACGCCCAGGACGTCCTCATCACCCTGGCCACCCCCGCCGCGACCGCGCCGACCGTGGACGCGTACACCTACTGGAAGCTGGTCGAACCGCCGACCGGCGACGATCCGCTGGACGCCCTGATCCCCCGGCTGGCCGCCGCCTACGGCGACCCCGGGCTGCTCAGGTTCCACCTGGACGACGTGGGGTCCGCGGCGGGCCGGGCCGCGGAACTCGCCGACCCCGACGCCCGCGTGGGCACCCGCGACGAGGTGCTGACGGTCGGCGACTACCTCTCCGCGTACGTCCTCGAATGGACCCTGCACCACCTCGACCTGACCGCCCACCTGCCGTCGGCGGCGCGGCCCCCCGCCGCGCCGCTCGCGGCGGCACGCGCCTCGCTGGAGCGGATCGCGGGGACCGTGTTCCCGGCCACCTTCACCGACGAGGACGCGCTGCTGGTCGGCACCGGTCGCCGCACCGCGACCGGCGCGGAGGCGAGCGCCCTCGGACCGTTCGCCGCGCGGCTCCCGCTCGTCCTCGGCTGA
- a CDS encoding alpha/beta fold hydrolase, producing the protein MAALTAPVAAPVTSPLTSPVAAGAGRGVMAGGRRGCHDGRGQTRRRDPSLRRVRRAGALALLLTSSAWAAGPAAANEGSPAPRSHGAKPTVVLVHGAFADASGWNDVVDRLQHEGYPVVAPPNPLRGLSNDSTYVASVLKSIEGPIVLAGHSYGGAVISGAAAGNANVKALVYVAAFMPDKGESPAELSEKFPGSELGTAIRPVPYTDGTGSGTDLYIQNDRFHGVFAADLPEEQTRIMATEQRPVTAAGFAEKATAAAWKTIPSWFLVARQDKAIAPDLERFEAERAKSHTIEIDSSHVAMMSHPDVVAHLIRQAAGATC; encoded by the coding sequence GTGGCGGCCCTCACCGCGCCCGTCGCCGCGCCCGTCACCTCACCCCTCACCTCTCCCGTCGCGGCGGGCGCGGGGAGGGGCGTCATGGCGGGCGGGCGCCGAGGGTGTCACGACGGGCGCGGGCAGACCCGTCGGCGGGACCCGAGCCTCCGCCGCGTCCGTCGGGCGGGGGCCCTGGCGCTCCTGCTGACCTCGTCCGCGTGGGCCGCCGGGCCCGCCGCGGCGAATGAAGGTTCGCCCGCCCCGCGGAGCCACGGCGCCAAGCCGACGGTGGTCCTCGTGCACGGCGCGTTCGCCGACGCGTCGGGGTGGAACGACGTGGTCGACCGGCTCCAGCACGAGGGCTATCCGGTCGTCGCCCCGCCGAACCCGCTGCGCGGCCTGAGCAACGACTCCACGTACGTGGCGAGCGTCCTCAAGAGCATCGAGGGCCCGATCGTCCTGGCCGGACACTCCTACGGCGGCGCGGTGATCAGCGGCGCCGCGGCCGGCAACGCCAACGTCAAGGCGCTCGTCTACGTCGCCGCCTTCATGCCGGACAAGGGGGAGTCCCCGGCCGAGCTCTCCGAGAAGTTCCCGGGCAGCGAGCTGGGGACGGCCATCAGGCCCGTCCCGTACACCGACGGCACCGGCAGCGGGACGGACCTGTACATCCAGAACGACAGGTTCCACGGCGTGTTCGCCGCCGACCTGCCCGAGGAGCAGACCCGGATCATGGCGACGGAACAGCGCCCCGTGACGGCCGCGGGGTTCGCCGAGAAGGCGACCGCGGCGGCGTGGAAGACGATTCCGTCCTGGTTCCTGGTGGCCCGGCAGGACAAGGCGATCGCACCCGACCTGGAGCGGTTCGAGGCCGAGCGGGCCAAGTCCCACACGATCGAGATCGACTCCTCTCACGTGGCGATGATGTCCCACCCCGACGTCGTCGCCCACCTGATCCGGCAGGCGGCCGGAGCCACCTGCTGA
- a CDS encoding S8 family serine peptidase, protein MFSHISSRLRLPIAAAAVVSAAVALATPAQAAQATGPEVPAATASTRAATAPQTTATAAGAWAAGTRAYLVITAPGATASAQTAVTANGGTNFAVYDAIGVIVAHSTSASFAATLRGVSGVQQVGATRTSDVPADAYSPALPANPTQATTTLTESNRWDMTQIKADQAWAVSTGSSSVKVGVLDTGVDDQHQDIAPNFNAADSASCAYGKADTRAGAWRDVGTHGTHVAGTIAAAKNGKGVIGVAPGVKISSVRIAEPTSSLFFAENTICGFVWAGDHGFKVTNNSYYTDPWQFNCPDNVDQAAIIEGVRRAQAYAEGKGSLQVAAAGNSNYDLANKTTDSESPNDSTPVTRTITNACIDIPTELPGVVTVAAQASGGAKASYSNFGNGVIDVAAPGGDGATQVYSTLPGGKYGNMSGTSMASPHVTGVAALIASANPTYTPADIRAALATQANDKACPSDTRCQGTTAKNGFFGEGAVDALKAVGGGTTPPTGPYFENLNDVTIVDNATVESSIAVSGVTGNAPATLKVGVDIKHTYRGDLVLTLVAPDGTVYPLEDFSNSDSADDVLKTYTVNASSEVANGTWKLRVQDVASQDTGRIDAWNLTF, encoded by the coding sequence TTGTTTTCCCACATATCCAGCAGGCTGAGACTCCCGATCGCGGCCGCTGCCGTCGTCAGCGCCGCCGTCGCCCTCGCCACCCCCGCCCAGGCCGCGCAGGCGACCGGACCCGAGGTCCCCGCCGCCACGGCGAGCACCCGGGCCGCGACCGCCCCGCAGACCACCGCGACCGCCGCCGGCGCCTGGGCCGCCGGCACCCGCGCCTACCTGGTGATCACCGCCCCCGGTGCCACCGCCTCCGCGCAGACGGCCGTCACCGCCAACGGCGGCACCAACTTCGCCGTCTACGACGCCATCGGCGTCATCGTGGCCCACTCCACCAGCGCCTCCTTCGCCGCCACCCTGCGCGGCGTCTCCGGTGTGCAGCAGGTCGGCGCGACCCGTACCTCCGACGTCCCCGCCGACGCCTACTCCCCGGCGCTGCCCGCGAACCCGACGCAGGCCACGACGACGCTGACCGAGTCCAACCGCTGGGACATGACCCAGATCAAGGCCGACCAGGCCTGGGCTGTCAGCACCGGTTCCTCCTCGGTCAAGGTCGGTGTGCTGGACACCGGCGTCGACGACCAGCACCAGGACATCGCGCCCAACTTCAACGCCGCCGACTCCGCCTCCTGCGCCTACGGCAAGGCGGACACCCGCGCCGGCGCCTGGCGTGACGTCGGCACCCACGGCACCCACGTCGCCGGCACGATCGCCGCCGCGAAGAACGGCAAGGGCGTCATCGGCGTCGCGCCGGGCGTGAAGATCTCCTCGGTCCGCATCGCGGAGCCCACCAGCAGCCTGTTCTTCGCCGAGAACACCATCTGCGGCTTCGTCTGGGCCGGTGACCACGGCTTCAAGGTCACCAACAACAGCTACTACACCGACCCGTGGCAGTTCAACTGCCCGGACAACGTGGACCAGGCCGCCATCATCGAGGGCGTCCGCCGTGCCCAGGCGTACGCCGAGGGCAAGGGCTCGCTCCAGGTCGCCGCCGCCGGCAACTCGAACTACGACCTGGCGAACAAGACGACCGACTCGGAGAGCCCCAACGACTCCACCCCGGTCACCCGCACCATCACCAACGCCTGCATCGACATCCCGACCGAGCTGCCGGGCGTCGTGACCGTCGCCGCGCAGGCCAGCGGCGGCGCCAAGGCCTCGTACTCCAACTTCGGCAACGGCGTCATCGACGTCGCCGCGCCGGGCGGCGACGGCGCCACCCAGGTCTACTCGACGCTGCCGGGCGGCAAGTACGGCAACATGAGCGGCACCTCGATGGCCTCCCCGCACGTCACCGGCGTCGCGGCCCTGATCGCCAGTGCCAACCCGACCTACACGCCGGCGGACATCCGCGCCGCGCTCGCCACCCAGGCGAACGACAAGGCCTGCCCGTCCGACACCCGCTGCCAGGGCACCACGGCCAAGAACGGCTTCTTCGGTGAAGGCGCGGTCGACGCCCTGAAGGCGGTCGGCGGCGGCACCACGCCCCCCACCGGCCCGTACTTCGAGAACCTCAACGACGTCACCATCGTCGACAACGCCACCGTCGAGAGCTCCATCGCGGTCTCCGGCGTCACCGGCAACGCCCCCGCCACCCTCAAGGTCGGCGTGGACATCAAGCACACCTACCGCGGCGACCTCGTGCTCACCCTCGTCGCCCCGGACGGCACGGTGTACCCGCTGGAGGACTTCTCCAACAGCGACAGCGCCGACGACGTCCTGAAGACGTACACCGTCAACGCCTCCTCCGAGGTGGCCAACGGCACCTGGAAGCTGCGCGTCCAGGACGTCGCCAGCCAGGACACCGGCCGCATCGACGCCTGGAACCTCACCTTCTGA
- a CDS encoding glycoside hydrolase family 64 protein, translated as MPSPTRRRTALALLTPVAAVAALVAPSPSARATAETAIGRAVTGAAAAVPATIPLTVTNDSRRTEPVYLYNLGTELSTGRQGWADAAGAFHPWPAGGPVPVPAPDASIPGPAAGRSLTLRMPRFSGRVYFSYGKKLVFQVATGGLVQPAVQNPSDPNRDILFNWSEYTLDGGGLWINSTQVDMFSAPYAVGVKRPDGAVATTGHLKPGGYRGFFDALRAQPGGWAGLIRTRSDGTPLRALAPGHGIEAGALPRDAMAGYVDRVWARYAGTTLTVTPFADRPSLAYHGRVSGDTMNFTDASGAVVTSFRKPDSDSVFGCHKLLDAPNDQVRGPISRTLCAGYNRSTLLTNPRQPDTSPAGFYQDAVTNHYSRAVHAQMADGKAYGFAFDDVGAQESLVHEGDPRQAFLTLDPLD; from the coding sequence GTGCCCTCCCCCACCCGGCGCAGGACCGCCCTCGCCCTCCTCACCCCCGTGGCCGCCGTCGCGGCGCTCGTCGCGCCCTCCCCCAGCGCTCGGGCCACCGCCGAGACCGCCATCGGCCGAGCCGTCACCGGGGCGGCGGCGGCCGTTCCCGCCACCATCCCCCTCACCGTCACGAACGACTCCCGCCGCACCGAGCCGGTCTACCTCTACAACCTCGGCACCGAGCTCTCCACGGGCCGGCAGGGCTGGGCCGACGCGGCCGGTGCCTTCCACCCCTGGCCGGCCGGCGGCCCCGTCCCCGTACCGGCGCCCGACGCCTCCATCCCGGGCCCGGCGGCGGGGCGGTCCCTCACCCTGCGGATGCCCAGGTTCTCGGGGCGGGTCTACTTCAGCTACGGGAAGAAGCTGGTCTTCCAGGTGGCCACGGGCGGGCTCGTGCAGCCCGCCGTCCAGAACCCGAGCGACCCCAACCGGGACATCCTCTTCAACTGGTCGGAGTACACGCTCGACGGCGGCGGGCTGTGGATCAACAGCACCCAGGTCGACATGTTCTCGGCGCCGTACGCCGTCGGCGTGAAGCGGCCGGACGGCGCCGTGGCGACCACCGGGCACCTCAAGCCCGGCGGCTACCGCGGCTTCTTCGACGCGCTGCGCGCCCAGCCCGGCGGCTGGGCGGGGCTGATCCGGACGCGGTCCGACGGCACCCCGCTGCGCGCGCTCGCGCCGGGCCACGGCATCGAGGCGGGCGCGCTGCCACGGGACGCGATGGCCGGCTACGTCGACCGCGTCTGGGCCCGGTACGCCGGAACGACGCTGACCGTGACGCCCTTCGCGGACCGCCCGTCGCTCGCGTACCACGGCCGGGTGTCCGGCGACACGATGAACTTCACCGACGCCTCGGGCGCGGTCGTGACCTCGTTCCGCAAGCCCGACTCGGACAGCGTCTTCGGCTGCCACAAGCTCCTGGACGCCCCGAACGACCAGGTGCGCGGTCCCATCTCCCGTACGCTCTGCGCGGGTTACAACCGCTCGACCCTGCTGACCAACCCCCGCCAGCCGGACACCTCACCGGCGGGCTTCTACCAGGACGCGGTGACCAACCACTACTCCCGCGCGGTGCACGCCCAGATGGCCGACGGCAAGGCGTACGGCTTCGCCTTCGACGACGTCGGCGCGCAGGAGTCGCTGGTCCACGAGGGCGATCCGCGGCAGGCGTTCCTCACGCTGGACCCGCTCGACTGA
- a CDS encoding protein kinase domain-containing protein encodes MKPLESNDPESVGGGRYRLVGRLGQGGMGVVYLGRSQSGRAVAVKVVRPELGTDPEFLRRFAREVQAARQVGGFHTAPVVDADPHADPAWLVTAYVPGPTLRAVLDRVGPLPEDSLTVLAAGLAEALEAIHRAGVVHRDLKPANIIIAEDGPRVIDFGIARALDGTAALTQTGFQVGTPGYLAPEQLMGGAITPAVDMFALGVVLAEAAGGSPFGDGPSAARLYRVVHEEPDLSAVPASLRAPVLACLSKDPGDRPAPTAFLQSLTVRHQADGGWLPAEATRLLGGPQSAERGADEGAEQGVPYGAGQRGERGADQSAGHGAEHGSPYGVGHGAQQGAPDARPEPSPEPAVTVAAPEPPVTVPVRPADGTAGTEPLPAPTPTLPGSGSGSGGPREGRRPARRTAVVAALLVCGVGATAGLLVWQPWTGAPGGGDKPKTGASSGTPGPAAFPTAPLLVRQDTAPGWPKACHGAIAVRPAATDRPRRLLPDGTCDVLPQWAPDRRSFAFTRVTPGGTAVWTANADGSGERRIAEISGGRVSWSPDGSRLAVLRKKDGVQQLYAVDVADGSARQLTSGTRRVEDPAWSPDGTRIAVSLETTPGDWQIHVVDPSAPDGAPRQVTRLPHPALDAVWSPDGRTFAYTAGTYQGGTKGDIRLVGTDGTGDRPLVVTGAHEMDPAWSADGRWLAFVRGPYETPAVWAVRADGTGERRLTTGSAPEGHPAWR; translated from the coding sequence ATGAAGCCGCTGGAGTCGAACGACCCGGAGTCGGTCGGCGGGGGCAGATACCGACTGGTCGGGCGCCTCGGCCAGGGCGGCATGGGCGTCGTCTACCTCGGCCGTTCGCAGTCCGGCCGGGCGGTCGCCGTCAAGGTCGTCCGCCCCGAGCTGGGCACCGACCCGGAGTTCCTGCGCCGCTTCGCCCGTGAGGTGCAGGCGGCCCGGCAGGTCGGCGGCTTCCACACCGCCCCCGTCGTCGACGCCGACCCGCACGCCGACCCCGCCTGGCTGGTGACGGCATACGTCCCCGGGCCGACCCTGCGCGCGGTCCTGGACCGGGTGGGGCCCCTCCCCGAGGACAGCCTCACCGTCCTCGCCGCGGGCCTCGCGGAGGCCCTGGAGGCGATCCACCGGGCCGGGGTGGTCCACCGCGACCTCAAGCCCGCCAACATCATCATCGCCGAGGACGGCCCCCGCGTCATCGACTTCGGCATCGCGCGGGCCCTGGACGGCACGGCCGCCCTGACCCAGACGGGGTTCCAGGTCGGCACGCCCGGCTATCTCGCGCCCGAGCAGCTCATGGGCGGTGCCATCACCCCGGCCGTGGACATGTTCGCGCTCGGGGTGGTCCTCGCCGAGGCGGCCGGCGGCTCGCCGTTCGGCGACGGGCCGTCGGCCGCCCGGCTGTACCGGGTGGTGCACGAGGAGCCCGACCTGAGCGCCGTCCCGGCGTCGCTGCGCGCCCCCGTCCTGGCCTGCCTGTCCAAGGACCCGGGGGACAGACCCGCCCCCACCGCCTTCCTCCAGTCGCTGACCGTCCGGCACCAGGCGGACGGGGGCTGGCTGCCGGCCGAGGCCACACGGCTGCTCGGCGGGCCCCAGAGCGCTGAGCGGGGCGCCGACGAGGGCGCCGAGCAGGGCGTTCCGTACGGCGCCGGGCAACGTGGCGAGCGGGGCGCCGATCAGAGCGCCGGACACGGTGCCGAGCACGGATCCCCGTACGGAGTCGGGCACGGCGCGCAGCAGGGCGCTCCCGACGCCCGGCCGGAGCCGTCACCGGAACCCGCGGTGACCGTCGCGGCCCCGGAACCGCCCGTCACCGTCCCCGTGCGACCCGCGGACGGCACGGCCGGAACGGAACCCCTCCCCGCCCCGACCCCCACGCTCCCCGGCTCCGGCTCCGGCTCCGGCGGGCCGCGCGAGGGGCGGCGCCCGGCCCGGCGCACCGCCGTCGTCGCCGCTCTGCTCGTGTGCGGCGTCGGCGCCACCGCGGGCCTCCTGGTCTGGCAGCCGTGGACCGGCGCCCCGGGCGGCGGGGACAAGCCGAAGACCGGCGCGTCGTCCGGAACCCCGGGACCCGCCGCGTTCCCGACCGCGCCGCTGCTCGTACGGCAGGACACCGCACCCGGCTGGCCCAAGGCCTGCCACGGGGCGATCGCCGTCCGGCCCGCGGCGACGGACCGGCCCCGGCGCCTGCTGCCCGACGGGACCTGCGACGTCCTGCCGCAATGGGCTCCCGACCGGCGGTCGTTCGCCTTCACCCGGGTCACGCCCGGGGGCACGGCCGTGTGGACGGCGAACGCGGACGGCTCCGGCGAGCGCCGGATCGCGGAGATCTCGGGCGGCCGCGTCTCCTGGTCCCCCGACGGCTCCCGGCTCGCCGTGCTGCGCAAGAAGGACGGGGTGCAGCAGCTGTACGCGGTCGACGTGGCCGACGGCTCCGCGCGGCAGCTCACCAGCGGCACCCGGCGCGTGGAGGACCCCGCCTGGTCGCCGGACGGGACCCGGATCGCGGTCTCCCTGGAGACCACTCCGGGCGACTGGCAGATCCACGTGGTGGACCCGTCCGCCCCCGACGGGGCCCCGCGCCAGGTGACGCGCCTGCCGCACCCGGCACTGGACGCCGTCTGGTCGCCGGACGGCCGTACCTTCGCGTACACGGCGGGCACGTACCAGGGCGGCACCAAGGGCGACATCCGCCTGGTGGGCACGGACGGGACGGGCGACCGGCCGCTGGTGGTGACCGGGGCCCACGAGATGGATCCGGCGTGGTCGGCGGACGGACGCTGGCTGGCCTTCGTCCGCGGCCCGTACGAGACGCCGGCCGTCTGGGCGGTGCGCGCGGACGGAACGGGCGAGCGCAGGCTGACGACCGGCAGCGCCCCGGAGGGCCATCCCGCCTGGCGCTGA
- a CDS encoding DUF6296 family protein, whose translation MSRVSARRYELVFSGGDGAAEDLVVVARTAAKGPGGHPVYADPTGIIRAEISDRDEVRVLASGGHQEAPQGVVARPLSDPG comes from the coding sequence ATGAGCCGGGTGAGCGCACGCAGGTACGAGCTGGTGTTCTCCGGCGGCGACGGCGCCGCGGAGGACCTCGTGGTCGTCGCGCGGACCGCCGCCAAGGGGCCCGGCGGACACCCCGTGTACGCCGATCCGACCGGCATCATCCGCGCCGAGATCAGCGACCGCGACGAGGTGCGCGTCCTCGCCTCCGGCGGCCACCAGGAGGCCCCTCAGGGGGTCGTGGCCCGGCCCCTGTCCGACCCCGGCTGA